Proteins from a genomic interval of Schaalia odontolytica:
- a CDS encoding tetratricopeptide repeat protein, which produces MNTQTPGHNAPEAPAPTPADSHGAIDLSARLATPAPNEAAPTGEGLHIPLITATDEAGFQDVMSTSQAVPVVLVMWSSRSLESKPTLAMLEEIAREHAGAFQLVEVDIDQAPQIAQAFQIQAVPTVVALLGGRPVPLFQGSAAKEQVLPVVSQLLEAAAQMGVTARIAVAAADTAAPIPPEHEGPLEAEAQGRLDDAVAAWEKVIELNPRDEAAKSHLSRVRLAARSAQADATDPAAHADALFAAGDAAGAFDVLLDLLAAASDDEERDGLRLRLLDLFRVAGSTPEVTKARTRLAMLLM; this is translated from the coding sequence ATGAACACCCAGACTCCTGGTCACAACGCGCCCGAGGCGCCCGCGCCTACACCCGCCGATTCGCACGGCGCTATCGACCTGTCGGCGCGCCTCGCCACGCCCGCTCCCAACGAAGCGGCTCCGACCGGCGAAGGCCTGCACATTCCGCTCATCACCGCCACCGACGAGGCGGGCTTCCAGGACGTTATGTCGACATCGCAGGCGGTCCCGGTGGTACTCGTCATGTGGTCGTCTCGGTCGCTCGAGTCGAAGCCAACGCTGGCCATGCTCGAAGAGATCGCACGCGAGCACGCGGGCGCGTTCCAGCTGGTCGAGGTCGACATCGATCAGGCGCCGCAGATCGCCCAGGCTTTCCAGATCCAGGCTGTTCCCACGGTCGTCGCCCTCCTCGGTGGGCGCCCCGTTCCCCTCTTCCAGGGCAGCGCCGCCAAGGAACAGGTGCTCCCCGTCGTCTCCCAGCTCCTCGAGGCGGCGGCTCAGATGGGAGTCACCGCGCGCATCGCGGTCGCCGCGGCCGACACCGCCGCTCCCATCCCGCCCGAGCACGAGGGTCCCCTGGAGGCTGAGGCGCAGGGACGCCTCGACGACGCGGTCGCGGCCTGGGAGAAGGTCATCGAGCTCAACCCGCGCGACGAGGCGGCGAAGTCTCACCTGTCGCGCGTGCGCCTGGCCGCCCGTAGCGCGCAGGCCGACGCCACCGACCCCGCGGCTCACGCGGATGCGCTTTTTGCCGCTGGGGACGCAGCGGGTGCCTTCGATGTGCTGCTTGACCTGCTGGCCGCCGCAAGCGACGATGAGGAGCGCGACGGGCTGCGCCTGCGCCTCCTCGACCTCTTCCGCGTTGCAGGCTCCACCCCCGAAGTGACCAAGGCGCGCACGCGACTGGCCATGCTCCTCATGTGA